One window from the genome of Nomascus leucogenys isolate Asia chromosome 12, Asia_NLE_v1, whole genome shotgun sequence encodes:
- the RHOC gene encoding rho-related GTP-binding protein RhoC isoform X1: protein MAAIRKKLVIVGDGACGKTCLLIVFSKDQFPEVYVPTVFENYIADIEVDGKQVELALWDTAGQEDYDRLRPLSYPDTDVILMCFSIDSPDSLENIPEKWTPEVKHFCPNVPIILVGNKKDLRQDEHTRRELAKMKQEPVRSEEGRDMANRISAFGYLECSAKTKEGVREVFEMATRAGLQVRKNKRRRGCPIL, encoded by the exons ATGGCTGCAATCCGAAAGAAGCTGGTGATCGTTGGGGATGGTGCCTGTGGGAAGACCTGCCTCCTCATCGTCTTCAGCAAGGATCAGTTTCCGGAGGTCTACGTCCCTACTGTCTTTGAGAACTATATTGCGGACATTGAGGTGGACGGCAAGCAG GTGGAGCTGGCTCTGTGGGACACAGCAGGGCAGGAAGACTATGATCGACTGCGGCCTCTCTCCTACCCGGACACTGATGTCATCCTCATGTGCTTCTCCATTGACAGCCCCGACAGCCTGG AAAACATTCCTGAGAAGTGGACCCCAGAGGTGAAGCACTTCTGCCCCAACGTGCCCATCATCCTGGTGGGGAATAAGAAGGACCTGAGGCAAGACGAGCACACCAGGAGAGAGCTGGCCAAGATGAAGCAG GAGCCCGTTCGGTCTGAGGAAGGCCGGGACATGGCGAACCGGATCAGTGCCTTTGGCTACCTTGAGTGCTCAGCCAAGACCAAGGAGGGAGTGCGGGAGGTGTTTGAGATGGCCACTCGGGCTGGCCTCCAGGTCCGCAAGAACAAGCGTCGGAGGGGCTGTCCCATTCTCTGA
- the RHOC gene encoding rho-related GTP-binding protein RhoC isoform X2, translating to MGMMVELALWDTAGQEDYDRLRPLSYPDTDVILMCFSIDSPDSLENIPEKWTPEVKHFCPNVPIILVGNKKDLRQDEHTRRELAKMKQEPVRSEEGRDMANRISAFGYLECSAKTKEGVREVFEMATRAGLQVRKNKRRRGCPIL from the exons atggggatgatg GTGGAGCTGGCTCTGTGGGACACAGCAGGGCAGGAAGACTATGATCGACTGCGGCCTCTCTCCTACCCGGACACTGATGTCATCCTCATGTGCTTCTCCATTGACAGCCCCGACAGCCTGG AAAACATTCCTGAGAAGTGGACCCCAGAGGTGAAGCACTTCTGCCCCAACGTGCCCATCATCCTGGTGGGGAATAAGAAGGACCTGAGGCAAGACGAGCACACCAGGAGAGAGCTGGCCAAGATGAAGCAG GAGCCCGTTCGGTCTGAGGAAGGCCGGGACATGGCGAACCGGATCAGTGCCTTTGGCTACCTTGAGTGCTCAGCCAAGACCAAGGAGGGAGTGCGGGAGGTGTTTGAGATGGCCACTCGGGCTGGCCTCCAGGTCCGCAAGAACAAGCGTCGGAGGGGCTGTCCCATTCTCTGA
- the MOV10 gene encoding helicase MOV-10 isoform X2, which yields MLYGMKIANLAYVTKTRVRFFRLDRWADGRFPEKRRMKLGSDISKHHKSLLAKIFYDRAEYLHGKHGVDVEVQGPHEARDGQLLIRLDLNRKEVLTLRLRNGGTQSVTLTHLFPLCRTPQFAFYNEDQELPCPLGPGECYELHVHCKTSFVGYFPATVLWELLGPGESGSEGAGTFYIARFLAAVAHSPLAAQLKPMTPFKRTRITGNPVVTNRIEEGERPDRAKGYDLELSMALGTYYPPPRLRQLLPMLLQGTSIFTAPKEIAEIKAQLETALKWRNYEVKLRLLLHLEELQMEHDIRHYDLESVPMTWDPVDQNPRLLTLEVPGVTESRPSVLRGDHLFALLSSETHQEDPITYKGFVHKVELDRVKLSFSMSLLSRFVDGLTFKVNFTFNRQPLRVQHRALELTGRWLLWPMLFPVAPRDVPLLPSDVKLKLYDRSLESNPEQLQAMRHIVMGTTRPAPYIIFGPPGTGKTVTLVEAIKQVVKHLPKAHILACAPSNSGADLLCQRLRVHLPSSIYRLLAPSRDIRMVPEDIKPCCNWDAKKGEYVFPAKKKLQEYRVLITTLITAGRLVSAQFPIDHFTHIFIDEAGHCMEPESLVAIAGLMEIKETGDPGGQLVLAGDPRQLGPVLRSPLTQKHGLGYSLLERLLTYNSLYKKGPDGYDPQFITKLLRNYRSHPTILDIPNQLYYEGELQACADVVDRERFCRWAGLPRQGFPIIFHGVMGKDEREGNSPSFFNPEEAATVTSYLKLLLAPSSKKGKARLSPRSVGVISPYRKQVEKIRYCITKLDRELRGLDDIKDLKVGSVEEFQGQERSVILISTVRSSQSFVQLDLDFNLGFLKNPKRFNVAVTRAKALLIIVGNPLLLGHDPDWKVFLEFCKENGGYTGCPFPAKLDLQQGQNLLQGLSKLSPSTSGPHSHDYLPQEREGEGGLSLQVEPEWRNEL from the exons ATGCTGTATGGAATGAAGATTGCAAATCTGGCCTACGTCACCAAGACTCGGGTCAGGTTCTTCAGACTCGACCGCTGGGCCGACGGGCGGTTCCCAGAAAAGAGGAGAATGAAGCTGGGGTCAGATATCAGCAAACACCACAAGTCACTGCTAGCCAAGATCTTTTatgacag ggCTGAGTATCTTCATGGGAAACATGGTGTGGATGTGGAAGTCCAGGGGCCCCATGAAGCCCGAGATGGGCAGCTCCTTATCCGCCTGGATTTGAACCGCAAAGAGGTGCTGACCCTGAGGCTTCGGAATGGCGGAACCCAGTCTGTTACCCTCACTCACCTCTTCCCACTCTGCCGGACACCCCAGTTTGCTTTCTACAATGAAGACCAGGAGTTGCCCTGTCCACTGGGCCCCG GTGAATGCTATGAACTCCATGTCCATTGTAAGACCAGCTTTGTGGGCTACTTCCCAGCCACAGTGCTCTGGGAGCTGCTGGGACCTGGGGAGTCGGGTTCAGAAGGAGCCGGCACATTCTACATTGCCCGCTTCTTGGCTGCCGTCGCCCACAGCCCCCTGGCTGCACAGCTGAAGCCCATGACTCCCTTCAAGCGGACCCGGATCACTGGAAACCCTGTGGTGACCAATCGGatagaggaaggagagagacctGACCG CGCTAAGGGCTATGACCTGGAGTTAAGTATGGCGCTGGGGACATACTACCCACCTCCCCGCCTCAGGCAACTGCTCCCCATGCTTCTTCAGGGAACAAGTATCTTCACTGCCCCTAAGGAGATCGCAGAGATCAA GGCCCAGCTGGAGACAGCCCTGAAGTGGAGGAACTATGAGGTGAAGCTGCGGCTGCTGCTGCACCTGGAGGAGCTGCAGATGGAGCATGATATCCGGCACTATGACCTGGAGTCGGTGCCCATGACCTGGGACCCTGTGGACCAGAACCCCAGGCTACTCACACTGGAG GTTCCTGGAGTGACTGAGAGCCGCCCCTCAGTGCTACGGGGCGACCACCTGTTTGCCCTTTTGTCCTCGGAGACACACCAGGAGGACCCCATCACATATAAGGGCTTTGTGCACAAGGTGGAACTGGACCGTGTCAAGCTGAGCTTTTCCATGAG CCTCCTGAGCCGCTTTGTGGATGGGCTGACCTTCAAGGTGAACTTTACCTTCAACCGCCAGCCGCTGCGAGTCCAGCACCGTGCCCTGGAGCTGACGGGACGCTGGCTGCTGTGGCCCATGCTCTTTCCTGTGGCACCTCGGGACGTCCCGCTGCTGCCCTCAGATGTGAAACTCAA GCTGTATGACCGGAGTCTGGAGTCAAACCCAGAGCAGCTGCAGGCCATGAGGCACATTGTTATGGGCACCACCCGTCCAGCCCCCTACATCATCTTTGGGCCTCCAGGCACCGGCAAGACCGTCACGTTAGTGGAGGCCATTAAGCAG GTGGTGAAGCACTTGCCCAAAGCCCACATCCTGGCCTGCGCTCCATCCAACTCAGGGGCTGACCTCCTCTGTCAAAGGCTCCGGGTCCACCTTCCTAGCTCCATCTACCGCCTCCTGGCCCCCAGCAGGGACATCCGCATGGTACCTGAGGACATCAAG CCCTGCTGCAACTGGGACGCAAAGAAGGGGGAGTATGTATTTCCCGCCAAGAAGAAGCTGCAGGAATACCGGGTCTTAATTACCACCCTCATCACTGCCGGCAG GTTGGTCTCGGCCCAGTTTCCCATTGATCACTTCACACACATCTTCATCGATGAGGCTGGCCACTGCATGGAGCCTGAGAGTCTGGTAGCTATAGCAG GGCTgatggaaataaaggaaacagGCGATCCAGGAGGGCAGCTGGTGCTGGCAGGAGACCCTCGGCAGCTGGGGCCTGTGCTGCGTTCCCCACTGACCCAGAAGCATGGACTGGGATACTCACTGCTGGAGCGGCTGCTCACCTACAACTCCCTGTACAAGAAGGGCCCTGATGGCTATGACCCCCAGTTCATAACCAAGCTGCTCCGCAACTACAG GTCTCATCCCACCATCCTGGACATTCCTAACCAGCTCTATTATGAAGGGGAGCTGCAGGCCTGTGCTGATGTCGTGGATCGAGAACGCTTCTGCCGCTGGGCGGGCCTACCTCGACAG GGCTTTCCCATCATCTTTCACGGCGTAATGGGCAAAGATGAGCGTGAAGGCAACAGCCCATCCTTCTTCAACCCTGAAGAGGCTGCCACAGTGACTTCTTACCTGAAGCTGCTCCTGGCCCCCTCCTCCAAGAAGGGCAAAGCCCGCCTGAGCCCTCGAAGCGTGGGCGTCATCTCCCCATACCGGAAACAG GTGGAGAAAATCCGTTACTGCATCACCAAACTTGACAGGGAGCTTCGAGGACTGGATGACATCAAGGACTTGAAG GTGGGTTCAGTGGAAGAATTCCAAGGCCAAGAACGAAGCGTCATCCTCATCTCCACCGTGCGAAGCAGCCAGAGCTTCGTGCAGCTGGATCTGGACTTTAATCTGGGTTTCCTTAAGAACCCCAAG AGGTTCAATGTAGCTGTGACCCGGGCCAAGGCCCTGCTCATCATCGTGGGGAACCCCCTTCTCCTGGGCCATGACCCTGACTGGAAAGT ATTCCTGGAGTTCTGTAAAGAAAACGGAGGGTATACCGGGTGTCCCTTCCCTGCCAAACTGGACCTGCAACAGGGACAGAATTTACTGCAAGGTCTGAGCAAGCTCAGCCCCTCTACCTCAG ggcCCCATAGTCATGACTACCTCCCCCAGGAGCGGGAGGGTGAAGGGGGCCTGTCTCTGCAAGTGGAGCCAGAGTGGAGGAATGAGCTCTGA
- the MOV10 gene encoding helicase MOV-10 isoform X1 translates to MPSKFSCRQLREAGQCFESFLVVRGLDMETDRERLRTIYNRDFKISFGTPAPGFSSMLYGMKIANLAYVTKTRVRFFRLDRWADGRFPEKRRMKLGSDISKHHKSLLAKIFYDRAEYLHGKHGVDVEVQGPHEARDGQLLIRLDLNRKEVLTLRLRNGGTQSVTLTHLFPLCRTPQFAFYNEDQELPCPLGPGECYELHVHCKTSFVGYFPATVLWELLGPGESGSEGAGTFYIARFLAAVAHSPLAAQLKPMTPFKRTRITGNPVVTNRIEEGERPDRAKGYDLELSMALGTYYPPPRLRQLLPMLLQGTSIFTAPKEIAEIKAQLETALKWRNYEVKLRLLLHLEELQMEHDIRHYDLESVPMTWDPVDQNPRLLTLEVPGVTESRPSVLRGDHLFALLSSETHQEDPITYKGFVHKVELDRVKLSFSMSLLSRFVDGLTFKVNFTFNRQPLRVQHRALELTGRWLLWPMLFPVAPRDVPLLPSDVKLKLYDRSLESNPEQLQAMRHIVMGTTRPAPYIIFGPPGTGKTVTLVEAIKQVVKHLPKAHILACAPSNSGADLLCQRLRVHLPSSIYRLLAPSRDIRMVPEDIKPCCNWDAKKGEYVFPAKKKLQEYRVLITTLITAGRLVSAQFPIDHFTHIFIDEAGHCMEPESLVAIAGLMEIKETGDPGGQLVLAGDPRQLGPVLRSPLTQKHGLGYSLLERLLTYNSLYKKGPDGYDPQFITKLLRNYRSHPTILDIPNQLYYEGELQACADVVDRERFCRWAGLPRQGFPIIFHGVMGKDEREGNSPSFFNPEEAATVTSYLKLLLAPSSKKGKARLSPRSVGVISPYRKQVEKIRYCITKLDRELRGLDDIKDLKVGSVEEFQGQERSVILISTVRSSQSFVQLDLDFNLGFLKNPKRFNVAVTRAKALLIIVGNPLLLGHDPDWKVFLEFCKENGGYTGCPFPAKLDLQQGQNLLQGLSKLSPSTSGPHSHDYLPQEREGEGGLSLQVEPEWRNEL, encoded by the exons CTTTGGGACCCCCGCCCCTGGCTTCTCCTCCATGCTGTATGGAATGAAGATTGCAAATCTGGCCTACGTCACCAAGACTCGGGTCAGGTTCTTCAGACTCGACCGCTGGGCCGACGGGCGGTTCCCAGAAAAGAGGAGAATGAAGCTGGGGTCAGATATCAGCAAACACCACAAGTCACTGCTAGCCAAGATCTTTTatgacag ggCTGAGTATCTTCATGGGAAACATGGTGTGGATGTGGAAGTCCAGGGGCCCCATGAAGCCCGAGATGGGCAGCTCCTTATCCGCCTGGATTTGAACCGCAAAGAGGTGCTGACCCTGAGGCTTCGGAATGGCGGAACCCAGTCTGTTACCCTCACTCACCTCTTCCCACTCTGCCGGACACCCCAGTTTGCTTTCTACAATGAAGACCAGGAGTTGCCCTGTCCACTGGGCCCCG GTGAATGCTATGAACTCCATGTCCATTGTAAGACCAGCTTTGTGGGCTACTTCCCAGCCACAGTGCTCTGGGAGCTGCTGGGACCTGGGGAGTCGGGTTCAGAAGGAGCCGGCACATTCTACATTGCCCGCTTCTTGGCTGCCGTCGCCCACAGCCCCCTGGCTGCACAGCTGAAGCCCATGACTCCCTTCAAGCGGACCCGGATCACTGGAAACCCTGTGGTGACCAATCGGatagaggaaggagagagacctGACCG CGCTAAGGGCTATGACCTGGAGTTAAGTATGGCGCTGGGGACATACTACCCACCTCCCCGCCTCAGGCAACTGCTCCCCATGCTTCTTCAGGGAACAAGTATCTTCACTGCCCCTAAGGAGATCGCAGAGATCAA GGCCCAGCTGGAGACAGCCCTGAAGTGGAGGAACTATGAGGTGAAGCTGCGGCTGCTGCTGCACCTGGAGGAGCTGCAGATGGAGCATGATATCCGGCACTATGACCTGGAGTCGGTGCCCATGACCTGGGACCCTGTGGACCAGAACCCCAGGCTACTCACACTGGAG GTTCCTGGAGTGACTGAGAGCCGCCCCTCAGTGCTACGGGGCGACCACCTGTTTGCCCTTTTGTCCTCGGAGACACACCAGGAGGACCCCATCACATATAAGGGCTTTGTGCACAAGGTGGAACTGGACCGTGTCAAGCTGAGCTTTTCCATGAG CCTCCTGAGCCGCTTTGTGGATGGGCTGACCTTCAAGGTGAACTTTACCTTCAACCGCCAGCCGCTGCGAGTCCAGCACCGTGCCCTGGAGCTGACGGGACGCTGGCTGCTGTGGCCCATGCTCTTTCCTGTGGCACCTCGGGACGTCCCGCTGCTGCCCTCAGATGTGAAACTCAA GCTGTATGACCGGAGTCTGGAGTCAAACCCAGAGCAGCTGCAGGCCATGAGGCACATTGTTATGGGCACCACCCGTCCAGCCCCCTACATCATCTTTGGGCCTCCAGGCACCGGCAAGACCGTCACGTTAGTGGAGGCCATTAAGCAG GTGGTGAAGCACTTGCCCAAAGCCCACATCCTGGCCTGCGCTCCATCCAACTCAGGGGCTGACCTCCTCTGTCAAAGGCTCCGGGTCCACCTTCCTAGCTCCATCTACCGCCTCCTGGCCCCCAGCAGGGACATCCGCATGGTACCTGAGGACATCAAG CCCTGCTGCAACTGGGACGCAAAGAAGGGGGAGTATGTATTTCCCGCCAAGAAGAAGCTGCAGGAATACCGGGTCTTAATTACCACCCTCATCACTGCCGGCAG GTTGGTCTCGGCCCAGTTTCCCATTGATCACTTCACACACATCTTCATCGATGAGGCTGGCCACTGCATGGAGCCTGAGAGTCTGGTAGCTATAGCAG GGCTgatggaaataaaggaaacagGCGATCCAGGAGGGCAGCTGGTGCTGGCAGGAGACCCTCGGCAGCTGGGGCCTGTGCTGCGTTCCCCACTGACCCAGAAGCATGGACTGGGATACTCACTGCTGGAGCGGCTGCTCACCTACAACTCCCTGTACAAGAAGGGCCCTGATGGCTATGACCCCCAGTTCATAACCAAGCTGCTCCGCAACTACAG GTCTCATCCCACCATCCTGGACATTCCTAACCAGCTCTATTATGAAGGGGAGCTGCAGGCCTGTGCTGATGTCGTGGATCGAGAACGCTTCTGCCGCTGGGCGGGCCTACCTCGACAG GGCTTTCCCATCATCTTTCACGGCGTAATGGGCAAAGATGAGCGTGAAGGCAACAGCCCATCCTTCTTCAACCCTGAAGAGGCTGCCACAGTGACTTCTTACCTGAAGCTGCTCCTGGCCCCCTCCTCCAAGAAGGGCAAAGCCCGCCTGAGCCCTCGAAGCGTGGGCGTCATCTCCCCATACCGGAAACAG GTGGAGAAAATCCGTTACTGCATCACCAAACTTGACAGGGAGCTTCGAGGACTGGATGACATCAAGGACTTGAAG GTGGGTTCAGTGGAAGAATTCCAAGGCCAAGAACGAAGCGTCATCCTCATCTCCACCGTGCGAAGCAGCCAGAGCTTCGTGCAGCTGGATCTGGACTTTAATCTGGGTTTCCTTAAGAACCCCAAG AGGTTCAATGTAGCTGTGACCCGGGCCAAGGCCCTGCTCATCATCGTGGGGAACCCCCTTCTCCTGGGCCATGACCCTGACTGGAAAGT ATTCCTGGAGTTCTGTAAAGAAAACGGAGGGTATACCGGGTGTCCCTTCCCTGCCAAACTGGACCTGCAACAGGGACAGAATTTACTGCAAGGTCTGAGCAAGCTCAGCCCCTCTACCTCAG ggcCCCATAGTCATGACTACCTCCCCCAGGAGCGGGAGGGTGAAGGGGGCCTGTCTCTGCAAGTGGAGCCAGAGTGGAGGAATGAGCTCTGA